The following nucleotide sequence is from Cellulosilyticum sp. I15G10I2.
CTGATTTAAAAACCGTATGCACTGAAATAACAAGCAGTTCTGGCTTTTTACTAGGTTCTCCTACGATCGCTGCCGATACGCTTCCTCAAATCTGGCAGGTTCTTTCTTCATTAAATCCTTATATCCATAAAGGTATTAAAGCAAGTTGTTTTGGTTCTTATGGTTGGAGCGGAGAAGCTGTTAAAAATATTCAGCAAAGGCTTACTCAGCTTAGACTCGCTATACCTGTTGAACCTCTTAGTGTTTTATTTAAACCAAGTGAAACTGACCTTGAAACTGCATTTGATTTTGGCGTTCAATTTGCAAATAAAGTGCTTTAAACTAAAAAAATGCTGGGAAAATCTTTAGATTTTCCCAGCATTTTTTTAGTTTAAAACCGCTAAACATTAGACCTATATAACCTAATCTTAATAACCGCTAAATGCATCTATCTCCTCTACCAAAATCTTTTTATTAGAGATATTAATTGCATACGTATCAAACGAACCTTCTTTTATTTGCTTAAATGCCTCGATATAAATATGACTCATATCTTCCGCCTTTATATCTTCTCTTGTATAAACATTGCCTTCTGGCTGCAAATAGCGCATGATTTTAATACCCCAGCTATTATCAACCGTATAAACCTCTTTTAAAATACGCTCAATCATCAGTTTAGCACTGCCATATACTGTTGATTGTGCACCATTATCACCATAAAAGCCTTCTGAAGAACTAAACACCATTTTTTTAATATTATATTCACTCATCACTTCACACAACATGAGCGTACTTGTCAGATTCGTATGATAATATTTTATTGGCTGATCTTTACATTGTCCTGTTGACTTAACGCCTGCAAAATGAATAACCCCTTCTATTTCATTTTCTTTAAAAATACGTTCTACAATCTCTTTGTGTGCAAGATCCATAGCATAGAGTTTAAAATCTTTACCACTCTTTTCACGAATTTGTGCTAAAGTCTCTGGATTAGAATTTAAAAAATTATCTACTATTACAACCTCGTATCCTTCTTTTAAAAGTTCAATACATACATGCGATCCTGTATATCCTGCTCCACCTGTAATTAGAATAGCCATTTTATCATTCCTTCCTCAGTCTCTTATATAATACTTAAGTACATTTTATTATATACCAAATTTAAATAAAATGTAAAATATTTCACACTATTAAAAGTATATTTTTCAAACTTCAAATTATTTTGCTATAATAAATACCTTTTAACTGCATAAAATAAATTAACATCCCTTTAATCTTAAAGGATAAGAACGGAGGATAATCGTGGATTATATAAGAGATATAGGCGAATTTAATTCTGCCCTCACTTTAAGTCAAGATCTCTTAAACAGAGAATATTTGAAACAACTTAAATCTATGCCCATACTATCAATAAGTGATATGAATGATAAATGCGCCATAAGACTTATTAAATTAAACAATATCTCCGAGACTTATTCTGATAACCTTTTAGACCGAGTGATGCCTGCTTTAAATGCACTGCATCATTTAAAAGTATCGATTGGCTATATTGTGCAAATAACACCCACTCGTGTGAATACTTATTTAGCCATTAAAAGTGCATATGACATAAATACTGCACTTAAAATTATACAAAACACCTTGTCTGCTAAACATTCTGATATGCTCATTAAAGTACTTGATGAAAAATTCTCCTGTAAGATCTTAAATCAAAGCTTATTTGACATCACTAAACTCACCAGTCTATCTTCAGTAACCCTAAATACTGATACATTTTCTACGCTCACAGATCTTACATCTTCTAAGCTTAAATCACTTCTTTGCGCTATGTATAATGAAACTTTTACTATCCTGTTTTTAGCCATACCTACTGAGCAAACACATATAAACGATAGAATCTACCAACTGGAAAACTTATTTACTTTATTAGATTCTTTTAAAGAAACTACTTTTACCTACAATAAAACATTTACAGACAGTTGTACAAATAATAAGAGTGATACAAAATATAAAAGTGCTTTACATACCGATACTAAAACAGATAAAAAAGAAACTTTAAAAAGATGTACACTCCGAAGCTTAGATTCACTTATTTTGAATATGAAGGTTGATGATAATTTTAATTACATTATTAATTCTCAGCCTAGCAAAGAAGAAGAGCTCAAAAACATATGCACCACTTCTGATACGCAAACAGATACTGTCCATAACACCTTCACAGATCTAACAAGCAATAGCGAAACGACCTCAAAAGCTAACAATTCTACCTACTCTTTCAAGGGGGAAAATAAAACAGCTATGGCGCTTCTCAAAAAGGCAGATGCTTGTCTCACTAAACTCTATAACCTCCAGCACTTACCTACATTTAATCTAGGTATCTATTTTTCATCACCTCATGCTTATACGACACTTAGAGCTACCTTTACTTATCTTGATCTCCTAAAAAATAATAAGTCATGTTTCCAAGATTATTACGTCAATACTTGGGATAAAGAAGAAAGTAGCTTTAGTGCAATATTATCATATCTTCCCAGGCTTTCCCACCCTTCTTTTATAAGAGGTCGCAACCGTGTGCCTTTAAGCCCCACTGCATTTTTAGATCATCAAAGTCTAGCCAAACTTATTTGTATCCCTACAAGTACCTCCCTAGATTAAGCCACTATGAACATTTATGCATCTCCTTTTAAACGAGGGTTAATATTTATCTGATTGCTAAAATAAGTAAAAATATTAGCCCTCAACGTTTAAATCCTTTTCTTTTTAGTTTTCCCCATTCATCTGTTTTCCATAATATCTTCAAACAGCCTCCTACCCGCCAAAAGCTAAACAATTGTCTTGGCCCAAAGTTTTCAATGAAAGCATAGAAAATCAAACTCATAATATCTTTGGTCTGGTAATATTTAATATCTTTCTCAGCGATCAAAATAGAGGAGAGCGAGACAAGAATACCTAAGAGTATGGTTGCAATAAAAAGAAGTAGAATAATCTCAATATTTAAGAGACCTAAAAACAACGCCAAAAAAACCATTAGATAACCTTGTACTTCTATAAAAGGCCCTAATATTTCAAAAATAAAATAATAAGGCATTGCAAAAAACCCTATGTGCCCGTATCGTAGGTTAAAAAGCATACTTCTATGAAAAATAATTGTATCAATCAGTCCTCTATGCCACCGATATCTTTGATTCTTAAGGCTTTTAATATCTTCTGGTACTTCTGTAAAACAATTGGCATGATAAGCATATCCTATTTTATAATGAAGCCCCATTTCTCTCATCAAACGATTAATGCGTACTACAAGCTCCATGTCTTCTCCTACTGTATCCTTCTCATATTTACCGCTACTAGTTAGGTATCCTCCAACACCCATTACACGCTCTTTACGAAAAAGTCCAAATGCCCCAGATATAATCAACAGGCTGCCTGCATAGGCCCAGCCGAGTCTCCCTGCCATAAAGGCTCGCATATATTCGATTGTCTGAAATCTCACTAACTTATTTTTAGATATACCTAATTTTGTAATTGCACCTTGTTTAATGGTGGAGCCATTAACAGGAATAATATTACCTCCTAATGCGGGCATTTCAACCCCTACATCCAATTGCATAGCAGCAAGTTTAAGCAAAGCTTCTTTATCAAGTAAAGAATCAGAGTCTATACCACAAAAATACTCCTTCTGAGAAATATTAATCCCGACATTGAGGGCATCTGCTTTACCTCCACCCTCTTTATCAATAACGAGAAGATTGGGCATCGCATCATTGCGATAGATACCACGTACCAATTTTGTAGCGAGCTTATATTCAAATATATAATCCACCCGCTTAAGTTTGAAAGTGTTGATGAGCAGTTCCAGTGTACCATCTGTTGAGCCATCGTTAATAACAAGAAGCTCATAATCAGGATATTTAAGATTTAGCAGTGAGTGGATACTTTCTACAATTGTTTTTTCCTCATTAAAAGCAGGCGCAATAACAGATATTGCAGGGAGCATATTCTCTTTAAACAAAAATGATTGCTCTTTGAGCTGCCATAGCTTGGATTGTTTCCTCACATTAAAAAATGACAATACAAGGAGAATTAAATAAACTATATTAATGCTTGTTGCATAAAATGCAATATAATAATTAAAGTCAATGATATACCGATACAGCTGCTCTATATAGGGTCTTTCAAAAAGCACAGCATAATATCTTATACTATAAATTACAGGGAATATCCCTACCGCAACAAAGATAAGTATATATATCCCCACAATAAGCCTCATATCTTTCTTTTTATGGTTATTCAGCCGTATATATTGAGGTTTTTTAAGACCACATTTTTTTATAAGATGCTCATTTAAGTAAGGACTTAATGCTTGTGCCAGATTATCGTCTTCAGTTAATACTTGTTTAATAAGCTTTAAAAGCTGATTTTCTAAATCTATATTTTTATTTCTATTTAAAAAGTCGACAATCTCACTTGTTCTTCCCAGGCGGATCAGCTGCGTAATAATCTGCTCAGCTGATTCATTTGACCTAGTTATCAACTTCATGATAAAATACTCTATTTTAAGTGATAGAACTTGAGCTAATTGCTCTTTAACTTGAAGCGACTTCGCTTCATTAAATGCTTGAACAATCATTTGAATATAGTCAGGCTTCACCTCAATGATTTTCGCTATAACATGTACTGCTGTTCTTGCTACTGCTTTATCTTGAAGAAACCCTAGAAGTCTCTCAACATTTTCTCGTGAAAGTGTATAAGCTAGCGCCTCTACCGCAATATTTCTTAATTTAGGATCTGCATGTAAGAGATACTTTTCTTGATCCAGTTCTTTAGGGTAAATGTGTGCCATTACGCTTGCTGCTTGATAAGCTAGTTCACAGCATATTGCTCTTGATTGTAGTGGTTCAGATTTTAAAAGATCCGATTTGCTATCTCCATAATTTATAAATAAATGTAAGTATTCCTTAAGATCAGCAGAAAAATATTTTTTAGCAAAATCTATAATTAATTCCTTTACTTCAATTGCTTCATTATAAATAAGATGCGGTAAGTAATCATGGAAAGCTTCGCCAAAGTTTCCTATTAACACATTGACACGTTTGCGGTACCACCTATGTGCACCTATAAGCGTTTCAACCAATACTGGGATCGATCTTGCATCTTGCATCTCAGATAAAATATTGACAAAATAAAGTTTTACGGGGTAGTCTTTTTCAACCCAAACAGCCTTTTCAAGTGTCTCGCGTGCATAGTCTGAAGCAATCAGCCCCAATTTGGCTGCCGCCTGCATTCTTTTTAGTTTTGAGATAGATCTTATATCCTTAACAACTTTTTTCTGATTTATTTCTAAACCAAAATAATTTTTTAGTTTATTTTGGTGTTTTTTATCCAATATAACAGACTGTGTTATCTTTCTATAGCTTTCAATAAGTTTCTTTATTTCCGAACTTAGTTTTTCTCCGATAATAAGTCGAATGAGTTCATGCTGATATTTTCTCCCTCGTCTTACCTTTTTGATATTATGTGATCTATTCATAAATAATACAACAATTATTATGCCGTCCATAAACATGAGTATTAATATAATTATCAGAT
It contains:
- a CDS encoding SDR family NAD(P)-dependent oxidoreductase, with protein sequence MAILITGGAGYTGSHVCIELLKEGYEVVIVDNFLNSNPETLAQIREKSGKDFKLYAMDLAHKEIVERIFKENEIEGVIHFAGVKSTGQCKDQPIKYYHTNLTSTLMLCEVMSEYNIKKMVFSSSEGFYGDNGAQSTVYGSAKLMIERILKEVYTVDNSWGIKIMRYLQPEGNVYTREDIKAEDMSHIYIEAFKQIKEGSFDTYAINISNKKILVEEIDAFSGY
- a CDS encoding glycosyltransferase is translated as MKGSLMIYLIIILILMFMDGIIIVVLFMNRSHNIKKVRRGRKYQHELIRLIIGEKLSSEIKKLIESYRKITQSVILDKKHQNKLKNYFGLEINQKKVVKDIRSISKLKRMQAAAKLGLIASDYARETLEKAVWVEKDYPVKLYFVNILSEMQDARSIPVLVETLIGAHRWYRKRVNVLIGNFGEAFHDYLPHLIYNEAIEVKELIIDFAKKYFSADLKEYLHLFINYGDSKSDLLKSEPLQSRAICCELAYQAASVMAHIYPKELDQEKYLLHADPKLRNIAVEALAYTLSRENVERLLGFLQDKAVARTAVHVIAKIIEVKPDYIQMIVQAFNEAKSLQVKEQLAQVLSLKIEYFIMKLITRSNESAEQIITQLIRLGRTSEIVDFLNRNKNIDLENQLLKLIKQVLTEDDNLAQALSPYLNEHLIKKCGLKKPQYIRLNNHKKKDMRLIVGIYILIFVAVGIFPVIYSIRYYAVLFERPYIEQLYRYIIDFNYYIAFYATSINIVYLILLVLSFFNVRKQSKLWQLKEQSFLFKENMLPAISVIAPAFNEEKTIVESIHSLLNLKYPDYELLVINDGSTDGTLELLINTFKLKRVDYIFEYKLATKLVRGIYRNDAMPNLLVIDKEGGGKADALNVGINISQKEYFCGIDSDSLLDKEALLKLAAMQLDVGVEMPALGGNIIPVNGSTIKQGAITKLGISKNKLVRFQTIEYMRAFMAGRLGWAYAGSLLIISGAFGLFRKERVMGVGGYLTSSGKYEKDTVGEDMELVVRINRLMREMGLHYKIGYAYHANCFTEVPEDIKSLKNQRYRWHRGLIDTIIFHRSMLFNLRYGHIGFFAMPYYFIFEILGPFIEVQGYLMVFLALFLGLLNIEIILLLFIATILLGILVSLSSILIAEKDIKYYQTKDIMSLIFYAFIENFGPRQLFSFWRVGGCLKILWKTDEWGKLKRKGFKR